Proteins encoded within one genomic window of Rhododendron vialii isolate Sample 1 chromosome 1a, ASM3025357v1:
- the LOC131302684 gene encoding protein ALTERED PHOSPHATE STARVATION RESPONSE 1, which produces MGASSSRIEEDKALQLCRERKKFVREALDGRCSLAATHVSYIQSLRVVGTALRKFAEPEGPLESSLYTSTSATPELLVSTDKSFSQFSFSSPSISQRVDATENLSPFPSPPTSNHYQVNHMKFRTTYSRKVEEKPPVPVMGSVTSSSPSRRSNELHASERPETSPFETSPIQTETSPWDYFGLFHSVDNQISSQEVRGLNQGFENTDNIRKLREEEGIPDLEDEEEKSYSTGEDSMDSEDEFDDPSTDTLVRSFENVNRVPGHEAAAACSPAIPSEKSIESGTQVVNEVKCNSPHLSPLRATSAGVTLRNDVKRSLVKEDGPENKFIAKDFFSSVKEIEHLFIKASESGREVPRMLEANKFHFRPIFPGRDRGSVTSTLIKSCFSCGEDFNQVQKEPDQTSVKYLTWHRTISSRSTSSRNPLGANSRDDTEDLTNNLFQNFCMNSGSHASTLDRLYAWERKLYDEVKASELVRKEYDIKRKHLRQQESKGENSTRIDKTRAVVKDLHSRIGVAIHRIDTISKKIEELRDTELQPQLEELIGGLRRMWDVMFECHKLQFHIISVASDNGTIKISLHSEAQRQITALLEIELSALSSSFTKWIGAQKTYVKALNEWLFKCISLPQQSSKRKKREPREPIRNSGPPIYVTCGVWLEKLDTLPTKEVTESIKKLGAEISRYLPRQEKNQGKGRNPLHLTSWPAGSNGEAAVNLLRDESPEDWVTGSDRFGSTLVEFIAQLKNFAESSVKMFAELENAIQEAKTKYEKPLKW; this is translated from the exons ATGGGGGCTTCAAGCTCTAGAATAGAAGAAGATAAGGCTTTGCAGCTATGCCGTGAGAGAAAGAAGTTTGTTAGAGAAGCACTTGACGGCAGGTGCTCATTAGCAGCTACTCATGTTTCATATATACAATCTCTACGAGTTGTGGGGACTGCTTTAAGGAAGTTTGCTGAACCCGAAGGTCCACTAGAATCGTCCCTATACACTTCTACTAGCGCAACTCCAGAGCTGCTTGTGTCGACTGACAAGTCCTTTTCccagttctcattttcgtcgcCATCTATTTCGCAACGTGTGGATGCAACTGAAAACCTCTCCCCATTTCCCTCTCCACCTACTTCAAATCATTATCAGGTGAATCACATGAAATTTAGAACTACTTATTCCagaaaagttgaagaaaaaCCTCCTGTCCCAGTTATGGGGTCTGTTACTTCTTCAAGTCCCTCACGGAGGAGTAACGAACTTCACGCAAGCGAAAGGCCAGAAACTTCACCGTTTGAGACTTCTCCTATACAAACCGAAACTTCGCCATGGGATTACTTTGGTCTTTTCCATTCAGTTGACAATCAAATCTCTTCACAGGAAGTGAGAGGACTGAATCAAGGTTTTGAGAATACCGATAACATAAGAAAGCTTAGGGAAGAGGAGGGAATTCCTGAtttggaagatgaagaagaaaagtcTTATTCTACTGGGGAGGATTCTATGGACTCAGAGGATGAATTTGACGACCCTTCTACTGATACACTAGTTCGGAGTTTCGAAAATGTCAATAGAGTACCGGGTCATGAAGCTGCTGCTGCTTGTTCACCAGCCATTCCATCTGAAAAAAGCATAGAATCAGGTACTCAGGTTGTGAATGAGGTGAAATGCAACTCTCCTCATCTGTCTCCGTTGAGAGCCACCTCAGCAGGAGTCACACTTCGCAATGATGTGAAAAGATCACTCGTGAAAGAAGATGGCCCTGAAAATAAGTTTATTGCAAAGGACTTCTTTTCAAGCGTGAAAGAGATTGAACATCTTTTCATCAAAGCTTCTGAGTCTGGGAGAGAAGTTCCCCGGATGCTTGAAGCAAACAAGTTTCATTTTCGACCAATTTTCCCGGGGAGAGACC GTGGGTCAGTAACTTCAACATTAATCAAAAGTTGCTTCTCTTGTGGGGAAGATTTTAACCAGGTTCAGAAAG AGCCTGATCAAACATCTGTGAAGTACTTAACCTGGCATCGGACAATATCATCACGTTCGACTTCGTCTAGGAATCCTCTCGGCGCAAACTCGAGAGATGACACAGAGGACCTCACGAATAATCTCTTTCAGAATTTCTGTATGAACTCAGGAAGCCACGCCTCTACCTTGGACAGACTATACGCATGGGAGAGGAAGCTGTATGATGAAGTCAAG GCAAGTGAGCTGGTTAGAAAGGAGTACGACATTAAGCGTAAGCATCTTCGACAACAAGAATCTAAGGGAGAAAATTCTACCAGGATTGATAAAACTCGAGCTGTTGTGAAGGATCTACACTCGAGAATTGGAGTTGCAATACACAGAATAGACACAATATCGAAGAAAATAGAGGAACTAAGAGACACAGAGCTGCAGCCACAGCTCGAGGAGTTGATTGGAGG GTTAAGGCGGATGTGGGATGTGATGTTTGAATGTCACAAGCTTCAGTTCCACATCATTTCAGTTGCATCCGACAACGGCACCATCAAAATCTCCTTACATTCAGAAGCACAGAGACAGATCACTGCCCTTCTGGAGATCGAACTGAGTGCTCTTTCTTCAAGCTTCACAAAGTGGATTGGTGCTCAGAAAACATACGTGAAGGCTCTCAATGAGTGGCTTTTCAAATGCATCTCTCTTCCTCAGCAATCTTCCAAGCGGAAAAAGAGGGAGCCACGCGAACCCATACGAAATTCGGGCCCACCCATATATGTCACGTGTGGTGTTTGGTTGGAAAAGCTTGATACTCTACCCACAAAGGAAGTCACAGAATCTATAAAGAAATTAGGTGCAGAAATTTCCCGCTATTTACCTCGTCAAGAGAAGAACCAAGGGAAGGGTAGGAATCCTCTGCATTTGACATCTTGGCCAGCTGGAAGCAATGGTGAGGCAGCCGTTAATTTGTTGAGAGACGAATCTCCAGAGGATTGGGTAACAGGTTCCGATCGTTTTGGATCTACTTTGGTGGAATTTATCGCTCAGTTGAAGAACTTTGCAGAGTCTTCTGTGAAGATGTTTGCTGAACTTGAAAACGCCATTCAAGAAGCCAAAACTAAATATGAGAAGCCCCTCAAGTGGTGA
- the LOC131302753 gene encoding large ribosomal subunit protein eL30-like, which translates to MVAGTKKTKRTHESINSRLALVMKSGKYTLGSKTVLETLRNSKAKLVIIANNCPPLRKSEIEYYAMLAKVGVHHYNGNNVDLGTACGKYFRVCCLSVIDPGDSDIIKSMPTDH; encoded by the exons ATGGTCGCCGGCACCAAAAAAACC AAGAGGACTCATGAGAGCATTAACAGTCGGCTCGCTCTGGTTATGAAGAGCGGGAAGTACACCTTGGGATCCAAGACTGTTCTGGAGACTCTCAGGAACTCCAAAG CAAAGTTGGTTATCATTGCCAACAACTGCCCTCCTCTTCGGAAGTCTGAGATAGAGTACTATGCCATGTTGGCGAAGGTTGGAGTTCACCACTACAATGGAA ATAATGTGGACCTAGGGACTGCTTGTGGCAAATATTTCAGGGTTTGCTGCCTAAGCGTAATCGACCCTG GTGATTCTGACATTATTAAGAGTATGCCAACTGATCATTGA